A single Chloroflexota bacterium DNA region contains:
- a CDS encoding cold shock domain-containing protein, whose translation MPKGTIKTLMDRGYGFIKTEDGTDLFFHSNVLEGVEFNNLSEGQEVEFEKGQGRDGRPAAVKVRLTETQASDDGGDDQGGDDQGGGEDEV comes from the coding sequence ATGCCAAAAGGTACAATCAAAACGCTCATGGACCGCGGTTATGGGTTTATCAAGACAGAGGATGGAACAGACCTCTTCTTCCATAGCAACGTTCTTGAAGGAGTGGAATTTAATAACCTTAGCGAAGGGCAGGAAGTGGAATTTGAGAAGGGTCAGGGACGTGATGGTCGCCCCGCAGCAGTTAAGGTGAGGCTTACCGAGACTCAAGCATCCGATGATGGCGGAGATGACCAAGGCGGAGATGACCAAGGTGGAGGTGAGGACGAGGTCTAA
- a CDS encoding DDE-type integrase/transposase/recombinase, which yields MNKLSKDRRVKVISALVEGNSIRATCRMTDTAKGTVTRLLASVGAACAEYQDKHLRDLTCANIQCDEIWSFCYAKQKNVPEDKQGRFGYGDVWTWTAIDADTKLVSSWLVGLRDAGYAYEFMLDLKSRLANRVQITTDGHRVYLNAVEDAFGSEVDYAMLVKLYGVEPESETRYSPAQCIGVNHRTVTGHPDPAKISTSFAERHNLTMRMSMRRFTRLTNAFSKKIENLEHAVALHFMYYNFARPHKTLASPYPTTPAMAAGISERIWTIEDIVKLAS from the coding sequence ATGAACAAGTTGAGCAAAGACCGCAGGGTAAAAGTCATTTCAGCTTTAGTTGAAGGCAATTCTATTCGTGCTACTTGCCGTATGACTGATACCGCTAAAGGCACGGTAACTCGATTGTTAGCTAGTGTCGGCGCTGCTTGTGCCGAGTATCAAGATAAACACTTAAGAGATTTAACCTGCGCTAATATTCAATGCGACGAAATCTGGTCATTCTGCTATGCCAAGCAAAAGAACGTGCCCGAAGATAAACAGGGTAGATTTGGCTATGGCGATGTCTGGACATGGACGGCGATTGATGCTGACACTAAACTTGTTTCCTCTTGGCTAGTCGGCCTACGGGATGCGGGCTATGCCTATGAGTTTATGCTTGACCTGAAAAGTAGGTTAGCTAATCGTGTTCAAATTACAACCGATGGCCATAGAGTGTATCTTAACGCTGTTGAGGATGCCTTCGGCTCTGAGGTTGATTATGCCATGCTAGTAAAACTATACGGCGTTGAGCCTGAAAGCGAAACTAGATACAGCCCTGCCCAATGTATAGGGGTAAACCACCGTACAGTTACGGGGCACCCTGACCCCGCTAAAATATCAACCAGCTTTGCCGAGCGCCATAATCTTACAATGCGAATGAGCATGAGGCGATTTACTAGATTGACTAACGCATTCTCAAAGAAGATAGAGAATCTGGAACATGCTGTGGCTCTCCATTTCATGTATTACAACTTTGCTCGCCCACATAAAACACTAGCTAGCCCCTATCCAACAACCCCAGCTATGGCAGCAGGGATTAGTGAGCGCATCTGGACAATAGAGGATATTGTAAAACTTGCCTCTTGA
- a CDS encoding serine protease, giving the protein MAHKIGDYKNGIFHAGVLPNMLVDNQFLKCVSFLLIDRQNPDTLKQERIPIATAFFVSMPIINDYAQIYAVTARHVIYETARGNLYLRLKSSNDDYEDVVVLPDNWICHPKTDVAVIPIEIPDKHDCKIIPLEALATEKFITDNEVSTGDDVFFVGLFTAYSGQKHDRPIVRFGNISLMKEEIPLKLVPGSETKTLVDAYLVESRSWGGQSGSPAFVYFPVDREPGIIKFGGQQFALLGLTHGHYNITQDVKFAGDILGSGKVPINAGIALVIPADKIIETLMEKQLLEERERDLIKYQNSLSSPTPDITYPIVFVRLS; this is encoded by the coding sequence ATGGCTCATAAAATTGGAGATTATAAAAATGGAATATTTCACGCAGGGGTACTCCCGAATATGTTAGTTGATAATCAATTTCTTAAATGTGTATCCTTTTTGCTTATTGATAGGCAAAATCCTGATACATTAAAGCAGGAAAGAATCCCCATTGCTACAGCATTCTTTGTTTCAATGCCTATAATTAACGACTATGCGCAGATATATGCTGTGACTGCAAGGCACGTCATATATGAGACAGCAAGGGGCAACTTATATCTTCGTCTCAAATCATCAAATGATGATTATGAAGATGTAGTTGTTCTACCTGATAATTGGATTTGCCACCCCAAAACGGATGTTGCAGTAATCCCGATTGAAATTCCAGATAAGCATGATTGCAAGATTATCCCCCTTGAGGCTTTGGCTACCGAGAAATTTATTACTGATAATGAAGTCAGTACTGGTGATGATGTTTTCTTTGTTGGCTTATTTACAGCATATTCAGGGCAAAAACACGACCGACCGATTGTAAGATTTGGGAATATTTCTCTGATGAAAGAAGAAATACCACTAAAGTTAGTCCCTGGTAGCGAGACTAAAACTTTAGTGGATGCCTATCTTGTTGAATCTCGCTCCTGGGGAGGGCAAAGCGGGTCTCCGGCATTTGTATACTTTCCCGTTGATAGAGAACCCGGCATTATTAAATTTGGTGGGCAGCAATTTGCTTTACTGGGTCTTACTCACGGGCATTATAATATTACTCAAGATGTAAAATTCGCTGGAGATATATTAGGAAGTGGTAAAGTCCCAATCAATGCTGGTATAGCATTGGTGATACCAGCAGATAAGATAATTGAGACGCTTATGGAGAAACAGCTATTGGAGGAGCGGGAGAGGGATTTAATAAAATATCAGAATAGTTTGTCGAGCCCAACGCCTGATATTACTTATCCCATCGTTTTTGTGCGGCTTTCTTAG